A stretch of Gossypium hirsutum isolate 1008001.06 chromosome A06, Gossypium_hirsutum_v2.1, whole genome shotgun sequence DNA encodes these proteins:
- the LOC107961742 gene encoding COBW domain-containing protein 1 isoform X1: MATLSMDIATTFINFTTCCRRRSGIKTTVLPLFFKSSTINSRSLSSKPLPSSSLTVLSTSNFSKVHRCRRFSVAATATTTPQSEDSDVSTKIPPDTRIPATIITGFLGSGKTTLLNHILTADHGKRIAVIENEYGEVDIDGSLVAAKAAGAEDIVMLNNGCLCCTVRGDLVRMIAELVSKKKGKFDHIVIETTGLANPAPIIQTFYAEDQVFNDVKLDGVVTLVDAKHAGFHLDEVKPKGVVNEAVEQIAYADRIIVNKTDLVGEPEITSLVKRIRNMNGMAHLKRTEFGKVDLEYVLGIGGFDLERIESSVNDGAKEDHAHHHDHDLDHDHHHHHHHEHEHKHDHHHDHTHDRGVSSVSIVCEGSLDLEKANIWLGTLLLECSEDIYRMKGLLSVQGMDERFVFQGVHDIFQGSPDRLWGADEPRINKIVFIGKNLNAEELEKGFKACLL; encoded by the exons ATGGCGACGCTATCAATGGACATCGCCACAACGTTCATCAACTTCACCACTTGTTGTCGCCGCCGCTCCGGAATAAAAACCACGGTTCTCCCTCTTTTCTTCAAATCCTCCACCATCAATTCCCGCTCCCTTTCTTCCAAACCGTTGCCTTCTTCATCTCTCACCGTTTTATCCACCTCCAATTTCTCCAAAGTTCACCGCTGCCGCCGGTTCTCCGTAGCTGCCACCGCCACTACTACTCCACAGAGCGAGGATTCTGACGTTTCCACTAAAATTCCTCCTGATACTCGCATTCCCGCCACCATAATCACCGGCTTTTTGGGCTCTGGCAAG ACAACATTACTCAATCACATCTTGACTGCAGATCACGGGAAGCGTATAGCAGTGATAGAGAATGAG TATGGTGAAGTAGACATCGATGGCTCTCTTGTTGCTGCTAAAGCTGCTGGGGCTGAGGACATAGTCATGCTTAACAATGGCTGTCTCTGCTGTACTGTAAGGGGTGATCTTGTGAGGATGATTGCAGAGCTAGTCAGTAAGAAGAAAGGGAAATTTGACCACATTGTAATTGAGACTACAG GGTTGGCAAATCCTGCACCAATAATTCAGACATTTTATGCTGAGGATCAGGTTTTCAATGATGTCAAGTTAGATGGTgttgttactctagttgatgcaAAGCATGCTGGCTTTCATTTGGATGAGGTCAAACCAAAGGGAGTGGTCAATGAGGCAGTAGAGCAAATTGCTTATGCTGACCGCATAATTGTAAACAAG ACTGATCTTGTTGGTGAGCCAGAAATTACGTCCCTGGTTAAGCGGATAAGG AACATGAATGGTATGGCTCATCTCAAGCGCACAGAGTTTGGAAAAGTTGACTTGGAGTATGTTCTTGGGATAGGAGGCTTTGATTTGGAGAG GATTGAGAGTTCTGTCAATGATGGTGCTAAAGAAGATCATGCTCACCATCATGATCATGATCTTGACCAtgatcatcaccatcatcatcatcatgaaCATGAGCATAAACATG ACCATCATCATGATCATACTCATGACCGAGGAGTTTCCTCTGTCAGCATAGTTTGTGAAGGGAGCTTAGATCTAGAGAAG GCTAACATATGGCTTGGTACATTGTTGTTGGAATGCAGCGAGGACATTTACCGGATGAAAGGTCTTCTTTCTGTTCAGGGTATGGATGAGAGGTTCGTCTTTCAG GGAGTTCATGACATATTTCAAGGATCACCAGACCGGTTATGGGGAGCAGATGAACCGAGAATAAACAAGATTGTATTCATCGGCAAGAACTTGAATGCAGAGGAATTGGAGAAGGGTTTTAAAGCTTGTTTACTATGA
- the LOC107961742 gene encoding COBW domain-containing protein 1 isoform X2: MATLSMDIATTFINFTTCCRRRSGIKTTVLPLFFKSSTINSRSLSSKPLPSSSLTVLSTSNFSKVHRCRRFSVAATATTTPQSEDSDVSTKIPPDTRIPATIITGFLGSGKTTLLNHILTADHGKRIAVIENEYGEVDIDGSLVAAKAAGAEDIVMLNNGCLCCTVRGDLVRMIAELVSKKKGKFDHIVIETTGLANPAPIIQTFYAEDQVFNDVKLDGVVTLVDAKHAGFHLDEVKPKGVVNEAVEQIAYADRIIVNKTDLVGEPEITSLVKRIRNMNGMAHLKRTEFGKVDLEYVLGIGGFDLERIESSVNDGAKEDHAHHHDHDLDHDHHHHHHHEHEHKHDHHHDHTHDRGVSSVSIVCEGSLDLEKRGHLPDERSSFCSGYG; encoded by the exons ATGGCGACGCTATCAATGGACATCGCCACAACGTTCATCAACTTCACCACTTGTTGTCGCCGCCGCTCCGGAATAAAAACCACGGTTCTCCCTCTTTTCTTCAAATCCTCCACCATCAATTCCCGCTCCCTTTCTTCCAAACCGTTGCCTTCTTCATCTCTCACCGTTTTATCCACCTCCAATTTCTCCAAAGTTCACCGCTGCCGCCGGTTCTCCGTAGCTGCCACCGCCACTACTACTCCACAGAGCGAGGATTCTGACGTTTCCACTAAAATTCCTCCTGATACTCGCATTCCCGCCACCATAATCACCGGCTTTTTGGGCTCTGGCAAG ACAACATTACTCAATCACATCTTGACTGCAGATCACGGGAAGCGTATAGCAGTGATAGAGAATGAG TATGGTGAAGTAGACATCGATGGCTCTCTTGTTGCTGCTAAAGCTGCTGGGGCTGAGGACATAGTCATGCTTAACAATGGCTGTCTCTGCTGTACTGTAAGGGGTGATCTTGTGAGGATGATTGCAGAGCTAGTCAGTAAGAAGAAAGGGAAATTTGACCACATTGTAATTGAGACTACAG GGTTGGCAAATCCTGCACCAATAATTCAGACATTTTATGCTGAGGATCAGGTTTTCAATGATGTCAAGTTAGATGGTgttgttactctagttgatgcaAAGCATGCTGGCTTTCATTTGGATGAGGTCAAACCAAAGGGAGTGGTCAATGAGGCAGTAGAGCAAATTGCTTATGCTGACCGCATAATTGTAAACAAG ACTGATCTTGTTGGTGAGCCAGAAATTACGTCCCTGGTTAAGCGGATAAGG AACATGAATGGTATGGCTCATCTCAAGCGCACAGAGTTTGGAAAAGTTGACTTGGAGTATGTTCTTGGGATAGGAGGCTTTGATTTGGAGAG GATTGAGAGTTCTGTCAATGATGGTGCTAAAGAAGATCATGCTCACCATCATGATCATGATCTTGACCAtgatcatcaccatcatcatcatcatgaaCATGAGCATAAACATG ACCATCATCATGATCATACTCATGACCGAGGAGTTTCCTCTGTCAGCATAGTTTGTGAAGGGAGCTTAGATCTAGAGAAG CGAGGACATTTACCGGATGAAAGGTCTTCTTTCTGTTCAGGGTATGGATGA